CTTCTAAGGTGCGTTGTTCTCGACGATTGGGAGGAGATAAGCTATCCATGCCACTTTTGACGTATACGTGACAGGTAGCACACATTCCTCTACCACCGCATTCCCTCAGTACATTCAATTCACTAGCTAATAACCCTGAGAGTAAATTAGCTTGGGTTTGAACTGATGCCTCTTGATTTATAGGATCTAACTTAACAGTTTTAGCCATTGTTACTATTTACTTCCACCTAAATTTTGCCAAATGGTTGACCAGTTTTGTTGTTCTTCTAACCAACCTGTAACTGGTGCTAATCGTTCGGCTAAACCGATAACAAAGCGGTTGCGATCTGCTTGTAATGACTCGCAACTAATTTGCAAACAATGCAATTCTTTACCTGATAATTGGGAAAAAATAGCACTTAATATCCCTGCTTCTAGGAAACAAGATGGCATCGGATCGCCCGAAGCTTCTTTGGCAAAGATTGAATTGGTAATTTCTACTAATAGAAAACCCTGCTGATAAGAAGATAAATCTAATTCAAAAGTTCCCCATCCGTGAGCTTTCCAACATTGTTTTAAACATTGTAGTAACTCAATCATTTCCATTTCGGCTAGGGGTTTGCTATAGTAGCCACTTACTTGTTCAGAAAATCTTTTATAGAAGTTTTTTCCCCACCAACGACCGCAATTAAATAGAACTAACTTAGACGCAGAACCTAGTTCTGTTTCTAGTCCCATATGGATAGCAGAAATCAAAGTTTCTGGTAATGCTAACAGGCGATCGCCTCGACGATTTTCAACTAATCCTGATTCAAAATCTCCCTGAATATAAGCATCAAAGGCAAAGTAATTTCCCTTGAGAGACTGCTTTTTGACTAAATCTGCAACATTAATCATAGTAAAAATAAAGTGAATGCATTAGTTCAGTTGTAATTAATTTAATTGCTCTTGGTTAGCAATTTCACCATTGGAGAAAAAAGTGTTATTGGCAATTTCCAAAAATGCCATTTCCAAAAAAGGATTTAACTCCATCATTTGTGCGGCACTTAAAACCTTAGATAACTGTTCGATTAAGACTTCATACAATCTTGATTCTATGACTGTAGCTGGTCGAACTCGTACTAAATCTTTCATCCATTCTAAAAGTCGTAGATTGAGGAAATCACGATTATTCAACACCATTGCCATTGCACAATAGCGTAAGACAGTCAACCAATTACATAAAGCTAATTCAATGGTTGATTCTTCGGTTTGTTTAAACTCTTTAATCAGGAGATTAGCAATATTTTGGAAAATTTCTATCTCATTCTTTTGGATTAAGTTATAAATTGCTAAAGCGTGGCTTAATCTAACTGTATGAGTTTGGAATTTTTGCAGATCTTCTAATTCTAAATAGCGATATTCTGCTTCGTGAAGCAAAGTTGTTAATTGTGGATGCATCAGCTTAGTTCAAAATAGTTGTGCTAGGTCATCAAGGGTATTAGATTTGGAGACGATAGGGGGAAATTCAATTTGAGGATTTGATGATTTAATTGGTGATGGAATCGCCATTCCTTCTCCCCAAGGAATTAACCCGAAAAACTCTCTGACTGACGTTGTTAAACAAGCAGATGGCTCTAACAAAGTAGCAGTATCAATAACTGTTATTTCACCGAACCAAGGACAATTAGCAAAAAATGTTTTTACTGATGATAGTTGCCAGTTTTCAGATAATTTAGCAGCTTGATTATGAGGATTTAATTGTTGATTAAATGCCTGACCTGACCAATTGCCTTGAGTAAAAAATTCATTGATTGGCAAACTCCACCATCTAGATTGATCGCTCACCTGACGAATTCTCCATTGTGCATCTTTTTCTCAATATCTTTAGCGGTTGCACCTTCGTTTTGCCAGAAAACAGCCGCATCAACTTGGTCTTTTCTACCTAACAGAAACTTACAATAAGTTTCGCCCATTGCATAACATTGAATCTCGATACAACTGAGGGGTTTCTTCACCATTTCACTAAAGAATCCGGCAAATAAACC
This genomic stretch from Merismopedia glauca CCAP 1448/3 harbors:
- a CDS encoding V4R domain-containing protein; its protein translation is MINVADLVKKQSLKGNYFAFDAYIQGDFESGLVENRRGDRLLALPETLISAIHMGLETELGSASKLVLFNCGRWWGKNFYKRFSEQVSGYYSKPLAEMEMIELLQCLKQCWKAHGWGTFELDLSSYQQGFLLVEITNSIFAKEASGDPMPSCFLEAGILSAIFSQLSGKELHCLQISCESLQADRNRFVIGLAERLAPVTGWLEEQQNWSTIWQNLGGSK
- a CDS encoding phycobilisome protein, with translation MHPQLTTLLHEAEYRYLELEDLQKFQTHTVRLSHALAIYNLIQKNEIEIFQNIANLLIKEFKQTEESTIELALCNWLTVLRYCAMAMVLNNRDFLNLRLLEWMKDLVRVRPATVIESRLYEVLIEQLSKVLSAAQMMELNPFLEMAFLEIANNTFFSNGEIANQEQLN